One Maniola jurtina chromosome 24, ilManJurt1.1, whole genome shotgun sequence DNA window includes the following coding sequences:
- the LOC123877793 gene encoding myrosinase 1-like, whose protein sequence is MKLIIVIGLAAVWCDAAQWQDRRFPNDFMFGAATAAYQIEGGWNADDKGESIWDRLTHANPGFIRDRSNGDIAANTYSNYKTDVQMMRELGLDAYRFSIAWPRILPNGISNKVSKAGIAFYNNYINEMVKYNITPMVTLYHWDLPQKLQDLGGFMNPNFHEWFEDYARVAYENFGDRVKHWITFNEPREICYQGYGSAIQAPLINATDIGTYYCAKNLLIAHAKAYHAYVNDFKPKQRGVCGITISVSWFGPLTDSKDDRLAAEIKRQAEWGMYAEPIFSKNGGFPAEFCAIVAKKSAEQGYRRSRMPSFTDEERNLVRGSSDFFGVNHYSGGLVSATHYKEPYPVPSLYDDAGVGVYMPPEWPQSASSWLRLSPSSLFYVLTHLDKKYNKPIIYITENGWPEHPKDGYYVDNGRVKYFRAKLNDALDALEAGVDLRGYMAWSLMDNFEWNQGYLQRFGLYDVNFNSEYKERRPRKSAFVYKHIIKTRVVDPHYDPNFRTMWIDEGQHSHPIYYSKPSRPFYLF, encoded by the exons ATGAAGCTGATTATTGTTATAGG TTTGGCGGCAGTTTGGTGCGATGCTGCGCAGTGGCAGGACAGACGGTTCCCAAACGACTTCATGTTTGGCGCGGCCACGGCTGCATACCAGATTGAAGGGGGCTGGAATGCAGATG ATAAGGGTGAAAGTATCTGGGATCGCTTGACTCACGCAAACCCTGGCTTCATCAGAGACAGAAGCAATGGCGATATAGCGGCTAACACATACTCAAACTACAAAACCGACGTTCAGATGATGAGAGAACTCGGCCTGGACGCGTACCGTTTCTCCATAGCCTGGCCAAGAATTCTACCCAATGGCATCTCCAACAAAGTTAGCAAAGCTGGCATTGCGTTCTACAACAACTACATCAATGAAATGGTGAAGTACAACATCACTCCAATGGTGACATTGTACCACTGGGACTTACCACAGAAACTGCAAGATCTCGGCGGGTTCATGAACCCTAATTTCCATGAATGGTTTGAGGACTACGCGCGGGTTGCATACGAGAACTTCGGTGACAGAGTTAAGCACTGGATAACGTTTAACGAACCGAGAGAAATCTGTTACCAAGGGTACGGCTCTGCTATACAAGCACCACTTATAAATGCAACTGATATTGGAACATATTATTGTGCGAAGAATTTATTGATTGCTCATGCGAAAGCTTACCACGCTTATGTGAATGATTTCAAGCCCAAACAAAGAGGGGTATGTGGTATCACTATAAGCGTCAGTTGGTTCGGGCCATTAACTGATTCTAAAGATGACAGGTTGGCAGCTGAAATTAAAAGGCAAGCAGAG TGGGGCATGTACGCGGAACCAATTTTCTCCAAAAACGGAGGCTTTCCTGCAGAATTTTGCGCGATTGTTGCAAAGAAGAGCGCAGAACAGGGCTACCGAAGATCTCGTATGCCATCATTTACTGACGAAGAGAGGAATCTAGTGCGAGGATCTTCGGATTTCTTTGGAGTAAACCATTACAGTGGTGGCCTGGTGTCTGCTACGCATTACAAGGAACCCTACCCTGTGCCCTCATTGTACGATGATGCTGGAGTAGGGGTCTACATGCCGCCAGAATGGCCGCAATCTGCTTCGTCTTGGTTGAGG ctTTCGCCAAGCAGTCTTTTCTACGTTCTTACACACCTCGACAAGAAATATAACAAGCCAATAATTTATATCACAGAGAATGGTTGGCCAGAGCATCCTAAAGATGGCTATTATGTTGACAACGGCAGGGTCAAGTACTTCAGGGCCAAGTTGAACGATGCGCTGGATGCTTTGGAAGCTGGTGTCGACCTCCGAGGATACATGGCATGGAGTTTGATGGACAACTTCGAATGGAATCAGGGTTATCT ACAACGTTTCGGCCTCTACGACGTGAATTTCAACAGCGAATACAAGGAACGGCGTCCGAGGAAATCTGCGTTTGTATACAAACATATCATTAAGACTCGAGTGGTGGACCCCCACTACGACCCTAATTTCCGGACTATGTGGATTGATGAGGGACAGCACTCTCACCCTATTTACTATAGTAAGCCTTCGAGACCTTTTTACCTGTTCTAA